In the Streptomyces fradiae ATCC 10745 = DSM 40063 genome, GGCGCCCGGCCGACACCACGACCTCCAGGCCCTCGGTGTGGGCGGCCCGCTCCACCCCGTGCAGCACCGCGGAACCCTCGGCGCCCCCGCCGAGCGGCGAGGCCAGCACCAGGTCGATCATGCCGTGCGGCTTCGGCGGCCCGCCGCGGCGGCGGCGCACGTATCCGAGCCGGTCCAGGACCTCCGTCACCCGGCGGCGGGTCTCGGGCGCCACGTCGTCGCGGCCGTTGACCACCTTCGACGCCGTCGGCACCGACACCCCGGCCTCGCGGGCCACCACCGCCAACGTCGGCCCGGCGGTGCTCCCCGTACGCGGCATGGCGTTCCTTCCGAACCGTGAGCGGTGATGGTAAGCGCTTCCTATGCGGCACCCCACCCTAAGCGGAGCCCCACGGGCCCGAAAGCCCCCTACGGGAGCACCCCTGATGCGGCCTGCCCCGTCGGCCCCATCCCGTGCGGCCCCATCCCGTGCGGCTCATCCCGTACGGCTCATCCCGTACGCCCTCACGCCCTACGCCCTCACGCCCTGCGCCCTCACCCGCAGCCCCCTCCCAGCCCCCGCCTCACAGCCCCCACCCGGACCCGCCGAACCCCTACGCACCCGATCACCCCTGCGCCCCCTGGTCCCGCCCTGGCCCTCGCCCCCGCAACCGCTCCGCCACCGCCGCCACGGTGTCCGGGCCGACCCGGCAGCAGCCTCCGATCAGCCGCGCCCCGGCCTCCCGCCACTCCTCCGCCAGATCGGCGGAGAAGGCGGGCCTCCCGCGCCAGCCCCGCGCGGCGGCGTCCCACCGCTCCCCGCTGTTCGGGTACACGACCACCGGCTTGCCTGTCACACGGGCCGCCACCTCCACCGCCCGCAACGCGTCCTCGGGCGCGCAGCAGTTCACGCCGACCGCGACGACCTCCTCCGCGTCGGCCAGCAGACCGAACGCCTCCTCCAGCGGTTGCCCCGCCCGCGTCCGGTCGCCGCTGACGGTGTACGACAGCCAGGCCGGTACGCCCAGCCCCCGCACCGCCCGCAGCAGCGCGCGGGCCTCGTCGGCGTCCGGCACGGTCTCCAGGGCCAGGACGTCCGGCGCGGCGGCGGCCAGGACCTCCAGGCGCGGCCGGTGGAAGGCCTCCAGCGCGGCCGTGCCGATGCCGTACCGGCCCCGGTACTCCGACCCGTCGGCGAGCATCGCCCCGTAGGGGCCTGCGGACGCGGCGACCCACAGGGGGCGGCCCGCACCGGCGGCGGCGGCGCGGCGGGCGGCCCGCCGGACCAGGTCCACCGAGAGCGCCAGCAGTCCGGCGGCGCACTCACGGCCGATGCCCCGGCGGGCGAACCCCTCGAACGTGGCCTGGTAGCCGGCGCTCGTCACGACGTCGGCCCCGGCCTCGTAGAAGGCGAGGTGGGCGGCGACCAGGGCCTCGGGGTCCTCGACGAGGAGCCGCGCCGACCACAGCGCGTCGCCGAGGTCGTGACCGGCGGACTCCAGCTGGTGGGAGAGTCCCCCGTCGAGGACGAGGGCGGCGGACGGCGAGGCGAGGGCGTCGGCGAACGGGGGAGCGGCGGTCGTCATGCCGCCGACCGTAGCCAATCCGGCCCCGATCCGGCCCACGCGCGCGGCACGCACGGCCGCCGGGTCCGTGCGAGCGGTCACCCGCGCCCCCGGGTCGCGCGCGCCGCCGCGCCCCGATCAGATGCGGGAACCGAGGTCCGGCACCGTCCAGGCCGGGGCCGTGCCGGTGAGCTGGCAGACCATGAGGTACAGCGGGATCGGCGGCGTGTACGGGGACGTCGTTCCGGGGCGCCGCATCAGGCGGGGCTGCCGGTCGGGGACGTAACCGCCGGGCGCGTAGCAGGCGGGCAGCGGCCAGCGCAGGTCCGCGTCCGAGCCGGCCGGGACGAGCCACCACCACCAGTCGGAGTCGGCGAAGACGCAGCCGTTGCCGGGCAGTCGGCTCAGCAGCCGCAGCCCGTGACGGGCGGGCACGCCGACGGCGTCGCAGCCGAGTGCGGCCGGCAGATGGGGCGGCGGCGTGAGCTGGACCTCACCGAGGGACGCCCCGCCGAGGGACGTCTCGCCGAGGGACGCCCCGCCGAGGGACGTCTCGCCGACCGGGCCCCCGCGGTGGCCGTGCGCGCCGTGCAGCCCGTGCGGCCCATGGGGCCGAGGCGGACCGTACGTCCCCTGAGAACCATGAGAACCACGAGCCCCTTGGGAATCGTGAGCCCCCTGATCGCCCTGGGAACTCTGCGAACCCTGCGGTCCATGCGAACCCTGATACCCGCGCGGACCCTGGGATCCCTGAGGACCCTGGGATCCCTGAGGACCACGGGCACCAGGGGAGCCGTGTGGCCCGTGCCCCCCGTGCAGCAGTGCCACCATCGACCTCAGCATGGCGCCGCCGTGTCGTGGAGCAGCTCGGCCCAGACGACGCGGCCCGCCCCGTGCCGCGCGTCGTGGCTGCCCCAGGCCGCGCACATGGCGTCGACGAGCAGCAGGCCGCGTCCGCACTCCTCACGGTCGGCCGTGCGCAGCCGGGGCCCCGTGACCCGGCAGCCCTCGTCGTGGACGGCTATGCGCACGTGCTCGCCCCGGTCGCGCAGCTCGCAGACGACGCGGCCGCTCGCGGTGTGGACGACGGCGTTGGTGAACAGCTCGGAGACGACCAGTTCGGCGGTGTCCCGCACGTCCCCGCCGACGCCCCACCGGGCGAGGCGCTCCACGACGAGCCGGCGTGCCCTGGCGACGGCCTCGGCGCGGGCGGGCAGCTCGAAGGCGAAGCGGCGGACGTCGGCTGTGTGCGACCGGGCCGGATGCGCGTACGGGCGGGGTGCGTGGGGCAGTCCATGAGGATGTGACGCGGGGGTCACCGGTCGAGCGGCTATGAGCTGGGGGGTGAGCGCATTACCAGGTGCCACGACCGATTCCTCACATGGGAGCGGCGCCGAGCGGCGCATCTCCTCGGGGCAGAGCGCGCGGCAGCCGCGTGAACTGGTTCACCGACTGGTTCATCGGAATACTTTCCTCCCGTCGCGGACACTTGGCAAGTGGCACTGTGAAAATTGCAGAGTGCGGTGTTCTCTCTGGCCGTCACACATGGCACACTCGACCAAAAAGCGCGTGGGGAGGTCAGAAGTGAGCGAGCCGCGGTCCGCCCCCACCGTGGGACAGGTCGTTCTCGGTAGACGGTTGCAGGATCTGCGGGAGAGGGCGGGTCTCAAGCGGGAAGAGGCCGCCAAGGTCCTGCACGTGGCCCCGGCCACGGTCCGGCGCATGGAGACCGCCGAGGTCGCCCTCAAGATCCCCTACGTCCAGCTGCTCCTCCAGGCGTACGGCGTCGACCGCGACGAGGCCGACGGTTTCGTGCGCCTCGCCGAGGACGCCAACAAGCCCGGCTGGTGGCAGCGGTTCCACGACGTGCTGCCCGGCTGGTTCAGCATGCACGTCAGCCTGGAGGGCGCGGCCAGCGTGATCCGGTCCTACGAGCCGCACTTCGTCCCCGGCCTCCTCCAGACCGAGGAGTACGCCCGCGCGGTGCTGCGGGCCGGCGCGGTCGGCCAGGTGGGCCCCGAGGACATCGAGCGCCATGTCGCGCTGCGCATGGAGCGGCAGGCCCTGCTGACGCGCGACGACGCGCCGAGGTTCTGGGTGATCATGGACGAGACGGTGCTGCGGCGCCGCCCGCCCGGCACCGGGCCCGCGCTGATGCGCGCCCAGCTCGACCGGCTGGCCGAGGCGGCGGAGCAGCCCCACATCACCCTGCAGGTCGCCGAGTTCGCGACCGGTCTGCACCCCGGCGCGTACGGCCCCTTCGTCCTCTTCCGGTTCGCCGTGCCCGAACTGCCGGACATGGTCTACAGCGAGTACCTGACCGGCGCCGTCTACCTCGACGCGCGCCCCGAGGTGGCCTCCCACCTCGAGGTCATGGACCGCATGGCGGCGCAGGCCGCCACCGCACAACGCACGAAGGAAATCCTCCGGGCTTTCCGCAAGGAGCTGTGAATGGTTCGCATATACAACGGCATGCCCGCCGCCGACCTCGGCGCCGACGGGTGGCACAAGCCGTGGAGCGGCGGCAACGGCGGCAACTGCATCGAGGCCATGAAGCTGGCCGACGGCAGGGTCGCGGTGCGCCAGTCGGCGGATCCGGACGGCCCCGCCCTCATCTACACCCCCGCCGAGATCGCCGCGTTCATCCAGGGCGCCAAGTCGGGACAGGCCGACTTCCTGCTGACCTGACCGGAGACGCACCTACCGGAGGCGCACCCACCAGAGGCGCACCCACCGGAGGCGCACCCACCGGAGGTGTACCTGCCCGAGGGAGTACCTGCCCGAAGCCGTAGCTCACCGAAGTCGCACATCGACCCCGGTCGTGTACGGCCCAGGTCGCACACCCGCCCAAGTCGCATCGGCCAAGCCGTACCTGACGAAGCCGCAGCTGACCCCGCGTCATACAGTGTCACCCCCACGGTGCGGCCCGCGCGGG is a window encoding:
- the mmuM gene encoding homocysteine S-methyltransferase — encoded protein: MTTAAPPFADALASPSAALVLDGGLSHQLESAGHDLGDALWSARLLVEDPEALVAAHLAFYEAGADVVTSAGYQATFEGFARRGIGRECAAGLLALSVDLVRRAARRAAAAGAGRPLWVAASAGPYGAMLADGSEYRGRYGIGTAALEAFHRPRLEVLAAAAPDVLALETVPDADEARALLRAVRGLGVPAWLSYTVSGDRTRAGQPLEEAFGLLADAEEVVAVGVNCCAPEDALRAVEVAARVTGKPVVVYPNSGERWDAAARGWRGRPAFSADLAEEWREAGARLIGGCCRVGPDTVAAVAERLRGRGPGRDQGAQG
- a CDS encoding ATP-binding protein encodes the protein MAPGNALTPQLIAARPVTPASHPHGLPHAPRPYAHPARSHTADVRRFAFELPARAEAVARARRLVVERLARWGVGGDVRDTAELVVSELFTNAVVHTASGRVVCELRDRGEHVRIAVHDEGCRVTGPRLRTADREECGRGLLLVDAMCAAWGSHDARHGAGRVVWAELLHDTAAPC
- a CDS encoding helix-turn-helix domain-containing protein, with protein sequence MSEPRSAPTVGQVVLGRRLQDLRERAGLKREEAAKVLHVAPATVRRMETAEVALKIPYVQLLLQAYGVDRDEADGFVRLAEDANKPGWWQRFHDVLPGWFSMHVSLEGAASVIRSYEPHFVPGLLQTEEYARAVLRAGAVGQVGPEDIERHVALRMERQALLTRDDAPRFWVIMDETVLRRRPPGTGPALMRAQLDRLAEAAEQPHITLQVAEFATGLHPGAYGPFVLFRFAVPELPDMVYSEYLTGAVYLDARPEVASHLEVMDRMAAQAATAQRTKEILRAFRKEL
- a CDS encoding DUF397 domain-containing protein; the encoded protein is MVRIYNGMPAADLGADGWHKPWSGGNGGNCIEAMKLADGRVAVRQSADPDGPALIYTPAEIAAFIQGAKSGQADFLLT